A stretch of DNA from Sandaracinaceae bacterium:
TCGCGCGGCGCTCGAGGAACGCCTGCACGTCGTCCTGTGATTCGGGGAGCTCGGGCATCGTCCCGGGCTCGAGCACCTCACGCAACGTCAGCGCCAGCGCGAACACGTCGGCCTTGCCATCGACGGTGGGGTCCGGCATTGGCCACGAGCCAGCGACCTCGGGAGCGAAGTATGCGAGGCTGCCCGCCGCCATCAGCTCGCCGGAGCGCACGGCGACACCCAGGTCCAGCAGCTGGGGCTGCAGCTCGTCATAGCCCGTCACCGTGGAGAGAAACACGTTTGCGGGCTTGAGGTCTTGGTGTCGGATGCCCACGGCGTGCAGGGCCGCCAGCCCCGCCGCGAGCTTCTCGAACACGGGCTTCGCCTCCTGGCGCGAGAGGACCATCTCCTCGAGGGTCTCCCCTTCGAGCCAGGGCATCGCGAACCACAAGCGCCCCTCGTGCCAGCCATAGTCGAGAAAGTGCAGCACGGACGGGTGGTGCACGGCAGACAGCAACTCCAGCTCGCGCATGGCGGCAGTGCGCTGATCCTCCGTGCGCGCGGGGTGGCGCATGAGCTTGATGGCCACGCGGTGTCCGCGCACGTTGCGGTCCTGTGCGCGGTAGACCTCTCCTTGAGCCCCTGCGCCAACGGGAGCGTCGATCAAGAAGCGTTGGCCGATGGGGGTGCCGGCCGCGAGAGTGTAGGCGTCGCTCATGGGGCTTCGAGGACTGCGACGATGTACTCGCCGAGGTGTTCACCCGCCGCGTCCACGAACGTGTCGAGCGACAGATAGTGAGTGCCCGCGTCCAGGCTGAGGGAGAGATCTTGATGGTGGCGCGCCACGCAGTCTGCACCCGTGAGACCCGAGAGCACGTGCACGTCGATGTCCACCATGCCGCGGTCGAAGACCAACACGCGTATCGTGGTTGGCGTCGCGAGATCGAGGCGGTACAGCAGCTCGGGGCCGGACTCGTCCTGCGTGGCCGAGCAACCTGGGTAGGTGTCGATGTTGTCGTGAGCCCCGAAGAGCGTGTTCGCGACGTGCGAGAAAGGCAGCCCCGGGATCACGAACGGCGCGTCTGGTGAGCCGTCACCGACGAGCCGCGGCCCCGCCGGATCGGGCGCGGCGCCCCCGTCGACGACGCGCAGCGCTCGGTCGAGGGTCTGCAGCGTGAGGAGGTTGCGGACGTTGTAGCCAAACTGAAGTCCCTCCTCCGTGAGGACACACGCGCCGCCGCCGAACGCTGCCGGGTGAAGGTCGTCCGGACCGAGTCCGTGCGCGGGCAGGGGCAGCAGTTCGCGGTGCAGGTCGATGAACGGTACTTGGCGCGCCTGCGCCACGGCGCGGACCGCCATGTTGAAGGCAGGCACCTCGAGATCACTGGTCGGGTTGTCGTCCCGCGGCATGATGCTGGACCACATCGGGATGATTCCCTCGTCGAGGAGTTGATCCGTCAGATCGAGCACGCTGTTCGCGTAGTTGAACACGTTCGTCTGCTCGATGTCGTTCGTGCCGTACATCACGACCGCGTAGCGGGGGTTGGCGGCCATGACCTCGGTGTCGAGCGGGGACGGATCCCCAGCGATGGCCCAGGCGGCGCCTCGCCCGACCTCGGTGGCCTGGCTGGTCCGGCCGAACGGGCTGCTGCCGTCGATGTCGCCCCCTAGGAAGTGGTCGAGCGTGGGCTGGAGGCCGCTCCGCCCGTCGAGGTCCACGTTGCTGCCTGCGAAGCA
This window harbors:
- a CDS encoding SGNH/GDSL hydrolase family protein yields the protein MTAPDQPRPAHRTGALFAAWLALLGTATGCVDDRDTTFRYDQGGDGGGDLGSGDAGVDLGMDSATYPTSYPDDRTLSPITPHVAAHLREVVARGGSAEDVFIKVGASATYSNAFLHCFAGSNVDLDGRSGLQPTLDHFLGGDIDGSSPFGRTSQATEVGRGAAWAIAGDPSPLDTEVMAANPRYAVVMYGTNDIEQTNVFNYANSVLDLTDQLLDEGIIPMWSSIMPRDDNPTSDLEVPAFNMAVRAVAQARQVPFIDLHRELLPLPAHGLGPDDLHPAAFGGGACVLTEEGLQFGYNVRNLLTLQTLDRALRVVDGGAAPDPAGPRLVGDGSPDAPFVIPGLPFSHVANTLFGAHDNIDTYPGCSATQDESGPELLYRLDLATPTTIRVLVFDRGMVDIDVHVLSGLTGADCVARHHQDLSLSLDAGTHYLSLDTFVDAAGEHLGEYIVAVLEAP